One uncultured Gellertiella sp. genomic window carries:
- a CDS encoding DNA cytosine methyltransferase — protein sequence MMLRVFSTFSGISAATAAWSPLGMEMVGYCEPSAFPAHVLAARCKATAPKYLPDGPDFDRKKYRGIAGGSVPNFGDILQLTDDDLRSLGRVDVLEGGSPCQAFSISGLRKGVDFHAELSRLGA from the coding sequence ATGATGCTTAGGGTCTTTTCGACTTTCTCCGGCATCTCCGCCGCAACCGCCGCCTGGTCGCCGCTCGGAATGGAGATGGTCGGCTACTGCGAACCCTCCGCGTTCCCGGCACATGTCCTCGCCGCCAGATGCAAGGCGACGGCGCCGAAATACCTCCCGGATGGCCCTGATTTCGACCGAAAGAAGTACCGGGGCATCGCCGGTGGCAGCGTGCCGAACTTCGGCGACATCCTTCAGCTGACCGACGATGACCTCCGTTCTCTAGGCCGGGTCGACGTCCTCGAAGGTGGGTCCCCGTGTCAGGCGTTTTCGATCTCCGGTCTCCGCAAGGGTGTTGATTTCCACGCAGAACTGAGCCGGTTAGGCGCATAA